A stretch of the Bubalus kerabau isolate K-KA32 ecotype Philippines breed swamp buffalo chromosome 11, PCC_UOA_SB_1v2, whole genome shotgun sequence genome encodes the following:
- the MVB12B gene encoding multivesicular body subunit 12B isoform X3 produces the protein MGPRKSRDGHMRFPVREQEGHEGGFWGKGLPSTPQPGHPRARPIEAGSRASGRGPGLPQQAASAQGLASDCGRCRDGSWREWRSDGVGEAGVPGTDSGHDLLSEGRSGLRGTGGEDRHIRSTYSLPGTQPALEAHFLLSFPPTPPRQKKHTNTQKRMLVPDEDAETRPQAQSRRAAEAAQAPLCPVSSTCLRCSNGPAGMTVSHRARGKGRVQSPGLRAAPHRSHGSQPAAPRSWPASLKVSVKAELTSPGPGAAGARSHRSCLPPKGGWPSSPVGPCRPGLSPPGTGPGRAAGCARLGTALYCVYLFEVTLVLGKGKFHCVIVFLI, from the exons ATGGGCCCGAGGAAGTCCAGAGACGGTCACATGAGATTTCCTGTCAGGGAGCAAGAGGGCCATGAGGGTGGCTTTTGGGGAAAGGgtctcccctccaccccccaaccAGGCCACCCACGGGCCAGGCCGATAGAGGCAGGGTCCAGGGCCTCCGGGAGAGGGCCAGGCCTCCCCCAGCAGGCAGCCTCAGCACAGGGTCTAGCGAGTGACTGTGGACGGTGCCGTGATGGCAGCTGGAGAGAATGGCGCAGCGACGGTGTTGGAGAAGCCGGCGTTCCCG GAACTGACTCTGGCCACGACCTCCTCTCAGAGGGACGGTCAGGACTGCGGGGGACGGGAGGCGAGGACCGACACATCCGAAGCACCTACTCCTTGCCAGGCACACAGCCGGCACTTGAAGCACATTTTCTTCTGTcattcccacccaccccaccccgccaaaaaaaacacaccaataCCCAGAAGCGGATGCTGGTTCCAGATGAAGATGCTGAGACGCGTCCGCAGGCACAAAGCCGGCGCGCGGCAGAGGCGGCCCAGGCCCCACTCTGTCCCGTCTCGAGCACCTGCCTCCGGTGCAGCAACGGGCCTGCGGGCATGACGGTGTCTCACCGAGCACGGGGCAAGGGCCGGGTCCAGTCCCCAGGGCTGCGGGCTGCCCCTCACCGTTCACACGGATCCCAGCCCGCAGCTCCCCGGAGCTGGCCGGCGAGCCTGAAGGTGAGCGTGAAAGCCGAGCTCACCTCCCCGGGGCCTGGAGCGGCCGGCGCCCGCTCTCACCGCAGCTGCCTGCCCCCCAAGGGCGGCTGGCCGTCCTCACCTGTTGGACCCTGCCGGCCGGGCCTGTCACCACCAGGAACGGGCCCCGGGCGGGCGGCTGGCTGCGCTAGGTTAGGAACAGCGTTGTACTGCGTGTATTTATTTGAGGTGACTCTAGTACTTGGCAAAGGGAAGTTTCACTGTGTGATTGTCTTCTTAATATAA